A window of Epinephelus fuscoguttatus linkage group LG24, E.fuscoguttatus.final_Chr_v1 contains these coding sequences:
- the rnd3a gene encoding rho family GTPase 3a has translation MKERRSCQKLSLKSGMDPSQSVKCKIVVVGDSQCGKTALLHVFAKDCFPESYVPTVFENYTASFEIDTQRIELSLWDTSGSPYYDNVRPLSYPDSDAVLICFDISRPETLDSVLKKWKGEIQEFCPNTKMLLVGCKSDLRTDLSTLVELSNHRQTPVSYDQGSSMAKQISAPYIECSAQQSENSVRDIFHVATLACINKNNKNVKRSKATRGNKRISHMPGRPDLAAVASDLRKDKAKSCSVM, from the exons ATGAAGGAGAGACGCTCGTGTCAGAAACTATCTCTGAAATCCGGCATGGATCCCAGTCAGAGTGTGAAGTGTAAGATAGTGGTGGTGGGAGACAGCCAGTGCGGGAAGACTGCCCTGCTTCACGTGTTCGCCAAGGACTGTTTCCCTGAG AGCTACGTCCCCACAGTGTTTGAAAACTACACAGCCAGTTTTGAAATCGACACACAGAGGATTGAGCTCAGCTTGTGGGACACCTCAG GATCTCCATACTACGACAACGTGCGGCCTCTCTCCTACCCAGACTCTGACGCTGTCCTCATCTGTTTCGACATCAGCCGCCCTGAAACACTCGACAGCGTGCTTAAAAAG tggaaaggaGAGATCCAGGAGTTTTGTCCCAATACTAAGATGCTGCTGGTTGGATGTAAGTCAGACCTCCGCACCGACCTGAGCACGTTGGTGGAGCTTTCCAACCACCGACAGACACCAGTCTCTTATGACCAG ggTTCCAGCATGGCCAAGCAGATCTCGGCGCCCTACATCGAGTGCTCGGCTCAGCAGTCGGAGAACAGCGTCAGAGACATTTTCCACGTGGCTACGCTGGCTTGCatcaacaagaacaacaaaaacGTTAAGCGCAGTAAGGCCACTCGCGGGAACAAGAGGATTTCACACATGCCTGGTAGGCCTGACCTGGCGGCCGTAGCCTCGGACCTCCGGAAGGACAAAGCCAAAAGTTGCTCGGTCATGTGA